The genome window CTGAAACAGCTGATGCCTGCACCAGAGACGTTGTGGAAGCCGGGCTTGCCAACGGCTATTCGTTTATTATAATTGCTGACCACGGCAATGCCGATTACATGATAAACGATGACGGATCGCCAAATACGGCACATACCACTAACCTGGTTCCGTGCATTGTTATTGATGATGATGTTAAGCAGGTTAAGGATGGTAAATTAGGTGATATTGCGCCAACTATATTGAAAATGATGGGTGTTGCAATTCCGGAACAAATGGGCGGGAATGTATTGGTGTAAATTAAAACAATTTACAATTATTGCTATATGCGCAGTTATAATGGCTTGCGGTTTGGGCTGCAAGCCGGAAATAAAGGAAACCGGCGCAGCGTTAAAATATTTTGATATCAAAGGATATTTTAACGCTGACACTGTCCGGCTAAATAAGCTGAATAAGCCGGTAATTAAAACGGTAACACATAACGGTGTTACCGAAACCCAAAAAGTAAAAATAGACAACTGGGGACGTGAGCTGGACCTGTTTGCTGCTGCTGATATAAATCGCCCCGCCTGGAAAAATAGCTACACGGTGGCGACCGGCGACAGTTTGATACTATACAAGGCCAAAGAGGACGACCTTAAAGTACGAGAGATTATTATTAAAAGTGAAAGCGGCAAAGTGAAGTGGATAGTGATCTACACGCGTACCAAAAATATTCTATACCAAACTACCGAAAAATTAAGCTATTATCCTGACTCACTTTATTTAATTGAAAAAGACCAGCGTGTTAGGCTGATGGGCCGGAACAGGTATATGATAAAGGGTGTAATTGAGCGCTAAGCAGATTCTATTTATGCGCAAATGCCTCGTCAAGCTTTTGCTTTGAAAGATCAATAAGGGTGGAGATATCTGTTCTGCCGGGGTTATCTGTTAAAACTTTTTCCAAATCAGCTATAGATGCTTTTAACGAATTTATAGCCCTGGGTTTATCATATGATCGGCCCGTGGCCTGCATTTTAAATATACCGTACTCACGGTAGGCAATCCCTCTAACCTGGTAATATTTGTTTTTGGTATCGTCCGGATCAATGGCTATGGCTTTTGTGAGATCAAATATTGACCCCAACAGATATTTTTCTTTATCGGCGGCAGACAGTGCGTTGTCTTTGCCCATGTAGCCTTTTGCCCTGGCCCTGTAGTAATACGCTGTTGCGTCGGTAGGGTTAATGGCTATCTCTTTGGTGTAAGCAGCTATTGATTTTTTATAATTTTCGCTGTGGTAATAGGAATAACCCAGCATTAGCAAGGCGGTAGAGTTGGTTGAATCAATAAGGCAGGCTTTTTCAAGCTGTGCTACCGCTGCTTTAAAGTCTCCATTCATTAAAGCCTGCTGACCCAACTTCACGTATGAGTTTTGGGCAGACGAGTTTTCAAAAGAAGAAATTATCAGGAAAGATATTATTACCGAAATCTTCATCAATGGATACTAATGTTTTACCAACAGTATAATAAGTAACTTATATAATAAGAAAATATTATGCCAACCGGCTTTTTTTTGTCCGGCTATTTTAAATAATTTATCAAACAGGATGCGATGATATGACTTTTTTTCATCTTTATCAAGGTTTTATGTTTTTTTGTTCAAAACCCTGATAATTTATAATTTACATATAATCAATGCGTTATGTGGTAACTGTAATTGTTGCTGATTATTATCCTATCTTGGCACATGTCTTGAAACATAGTATTTACCCGGGCATAATTAGTATTTGCCCTGTTCAATAATGCCTGTAAATTTGCAGGCTGACAATATGACGTTTTTTTATAAAAACATAAAAGGTAGTTAATGAATTTTGATCCATTTGATTTTAAAAGCGCTTTACCGGTTATAAACGAAGATTCCGAATTTTTTCCACTGATGTCCACAGAAGACGAGGAGGAAATGAATAACGAAGCGTTGCCGGAAGTGTTATCTATATTACCCCTTAGAAATACAGTGCTTTTTCCGGGTGTTGTAATTCCTATCACCGTTGGCCGCGATAAATCTATTAAACTGATTCGTGATGCAAACAAGGGAAACCGGATGATTGGGGTAGTTTCTCAACAGGATGTGGGGATTGAAGACCCTACATTTTCGCAGTTAAACAAAATTGGAACCATTGCGCTTATTGTAAAAATGCTGCAAATGCCCGACGGTAATACTACGGTTATATTGCAGGGTAAAAAGCGCTTTATTTTAAAAGACGAAGTACAGAGTGTACCTTACATAAAGGCTACCATCGAAGCTTTTAAAGAGGTAAAACATAAAGAGGACAAAGAGTTTAAGGCGATGGTATCGTCTATAAAGGATATGGCCATGAGCATAATCCAGTTGTCGCCAAATATCCCGAGCGAGGCCGGAATTGCCATTCGCAATATTGAAAGCACATCATTTTTGATCAATTTTATATCATCAAACATGAATGCTGATATGCTTGCCAAGCAACAACTGCTTGAAGAGCCAAACCTGCGAAACAGGGCAAACCTGGTGCTGGAGCATTTAACGCTTGACTTGCAGATGCTGGAGCTTAAAAACCAGATCCAGAGTAAAGTAAGGGTTGATTTGGATAAGCAGCAGCGCGATTACTTTTTAAATCAGCAGTTAAAAACTATCCAGGAAGAACTTGGGGGGTCATCTCCCGACCTCGAGATTGATAGCTTAAAGCTGCGGGCGGCAAAAAAGAAGTGGGCTAAAGAAGTAAAAGATCATTTTAACAAAGAGCTTGAAAAGCTGGTTCGCACTAACCCGGCCGCCGCCGATTATTCGGTACAGATAAATTATCTTGAACTGTTGCTTGATTTGCCATGGAACGAGTTTACCAAAGACAACTTTGATTTAAAACGTGCCCAAAAGGTGCTGGATAAGGATCATTTTGGTTTGGACAAGGTAAAGCAACGCATTATTGAATATTTGGCGGTGCTTAAGTTAAAGCACGATATGAAAGCCCCTATACTTTGTTTGGTTGGCCCTCCGGGAGTTGGTAAAACATCATTAGGTAAGTCAATTGCAAAAGCGTTAGGCCGTAAATATGTGCGCATGGCTTTGGGGGGCATAAGGGATGAAGCCGAAATACGCGGGCACCGCAAAACCTACATTGGCGCAATGCCCGGCCGGATCATCCAGTCTGTTAAAAAAGCGGGCGCTGCAAACCCGGTTTTTATATTGGATGAGATTGATAAGGTGGGCAATGATTTCCGCGGAGATCCTTCATCAGCTTTACTGGAGGTACTTGACCCGGAGCAAAACAGCACTTTTTATGATCATTATGTAGAGATGGACTTCGACCTGTCAAACGTAATGTTTATCGCGACAGCAAATTCACTGAGTTCCATACAGCCAGCTTTGCTTGACCGTATGGAGATTATTGAGGTGAACGGCTATACCATTGAAGAAAAGGTTGAAATAGCTAAACAACACCTGATCCCCAAACAAAGGGATGCGCACGGTCTAAAAGCCAAGGATGTTGTTTTAAAGCCTGAAATTATAGAAAAACTGATAGTTGACTATACCCGTGAATCCGGTGTGCGGTCATTGGAGAAAAAAATAGGTTCGCTGGTACGTGGCGTAGCAAAAAATATTGCCCTGGAAGAACCTTATAATCCGGCAGTAAATAAAAAGGATGTAGAGCGGATATTGGGTGCGCCAATATTTGACAAAGATTTGTATGAGGGCAATGATGAGGCCGGTGTGGTTACAGGTTTGGCATGGACCTCGGTAGGCGGAGATATATTATTTATTGAAGCAAGTTTAAGCCCCGGCAAGGGTAAGCTAACGCTAACCGGAAGTTTGGGCGATGTAATGAAAGAGTCAGTAACCATAGCATTGGCTTATTTACGCGCGCACGCTTCGTACTTTGACATTGATCCGAGATTGTTTGACCTTTGGGATATTCACGTACACGTACCCGCAGGGGCTACACCAAAAGATGGTCCGTCGGCAGGTATTACCATGCTTACTGCTTTAACATCTGCATTTACCCAGCGCAAGGTTAAACCTAACCTGGCTATGACCGGAGAGATTACCCTGCGCGGGCGCGTATTGCCCGTTGGTGGCATAAAAGAAAAAATACTGGCGGCCAAGCGCGCCAATATAACAGAGATCATCCTGTGCGCATCAAATAAAAAGGATATCATGGAAATTAAGGAAGATTATATAAAAGACCTTAAGTTCAACTATGTAACCCAAATGCGCGAAGTAATCGATCTCGCATTGTTGAACGAAAAAGTCAAAAATCCCCTCGACCTTACGATTAAGCCCGAGGCCGGAAAGCCCGCAGCTTAATCAATATCGTAAAAAGCCGTTTTGCTATTCAAACCGGCTTTTTGCATTAAATAAGAATTTTTATGCCGTCCATAGCTTTCTGACGGCCCTAACTGAAACCTTTTTAGGCGCTGTAGCGTATTACCGATTATCATAATTATAAAGTAATTATGATATTAGTTAACAACCCAAAATCTAAAAAAGTGAAGAAAACTTTTACACTGAAAGCTGTTTTTTTATTACTACTTATCGCATCATCGCATTATCTGAAGGCTCAAAACCTTGAAGAGAACCCTATTAAAAGAGACTCAACTATTGTTGAAGTTAAAAAACCGAGAACCGTATTCCTGGAAGTGGGCGGCCCCGGGCTGGCACTTACCGTAAACTACGATACCCGTTTTGGCGACAAGAGAGACAAATGGGGATACCGTGTAGGGGCAGGGTACTACAATACTGGCGCCAACTGGGTTGCATCAGTTCCGCTGCAGTTAAATTATTTATATGGCATAGGTAAAGGGGCAGGCAACAGCTTTGTAGAACTTGGTGCAGGCACAACCTTTGTACGCTCGCAGGGAAGTTCAAGAGGTACTACATTTCAATTTGACAACATTACAGGCTTTATTGCCACAGGCACTATTGGCTATCGTTTTCAACAGGATAACGGCGGTATAAATTTCAGGCTGGCATTTGTGCCTATCCTTTATGATGACGGCTTTATTGCCGAAGGTGGCTTTAGTATCGGTTATACTTTTTAGCTGCTGATAAAATAATTTAAAAAGCCCTGAATTATCGGGGCTTTTGCTATTTTAGACGGTTAATGCTATAAAGCCCGGATGAAAATTAAACTAGTTACCCTCCTGATCAGCCTTTTTTGCGCTGTTACCGTTTTTGCACAGTCACATCGCAATGAAATAGGAATTCAAACCGATAATGACTCCTACCTGGGCCAGGGATCGGACAGGTATTATACCGACGGGATCTTTATTCAGTTCAGACGCGCCCTGACCGTAAAAAGCGGCGATAGCACCCGGCTGCTTAACAAAGTACTGGGGTTGGAAATTGGACAGAAGATCTATAACCCTCAAAGCGGAAGTGTATTTTATAAAGAGGCAGACCAACCCGAACTGGTTGACCGCCCGTTTGCCGGTTACCTTTATGCAGGTGCAACCCTTAACTTTTTATACAAGGATGAAAGCAACATAAAAATAGGGGCACAGATAGGTATTATTGGCCCGGGGGCATATGGAAAGCAGGTGCAGGAGTATGTACATGATAACTTTGGCTTTTACCATCCCAGCGGCTGGGAATACCAGATTAAAAACGAAGCGCAGCTAAACCTCAGTGCCGAATACAACATGCTGCTGGCGAGAGGTAGCTGGATTGATGTTTCATTAACAAGTTATGCGCATTTGGGTAACGGCTTTACAGGCGCAGGTGTCGGGCCTATGCTAAGGATGGGCGCATTTAACCAGTTGTTTAATTCAGTGAGTACACAAAGTACTGCAATTGCAAACTCAACGGTTGCACCCCTGCATGCACACGAGATATTTTTTTACTATAAGCCACTTTTTAACTATGTAGCTTATGATGCAACTATACAGGGCGGTTTATTAAATAAACATAATGATCCTAACAGCCTTGAAATAACCCGTAACAAGGAGCCATTTATCTTTAGCAATCAATTGGGCGTAGCTTTTACAACCGGGCGTTTTGTAATTGATGCCGCAGCAATATTCCATACCAAAGAGGTTAAAGAGATGGTACGGTCAGAACAATGGGGGAGCGTAACGGCAGCTTACAGATTTAAGTAAAGAGATTAGTGATTGAAGGTTAGCGATTAGTTATTTAGTTCTTAAAATCTCCTGTTGCTAACCATCAATCACCTTCGCCAAACCCCTTCTTCCTGCTGTCTTTTTTGGTTGACTGGATTTTTTTTGACTGCAGGCGGGCTGCTTTTGCAGCTTTGCTTACTTTGGTTGCCTTGCGTACCTTAGGTTTATGGAGTGCTTTGGTCAATAATACGGTTAGCCTTTCAATAGCTTTCTCCTTATTAAGGTATTGGCTGCGCTCTTCATCGCAAATTACCTGTACAAGCCCGTCTTTATTAAAACGCGATTGCAGTTTTTGGTTTAATAGTTCCTTCTCCTCATCAGTAAACAGCAGGGAGTTGCTGATTGAAAACAATAGTTCGACCTTGCTGGATACCTTATTTACATTTTGGCCCCCTTTGCCGCCGCTGCGGGAGGCCTTATAAGTGGTTTCTTTTTGCAGGTCGGCTTTAGAAAAATTCATGGCCGAATTTAGCGAAAGTTTATTGCCGGTGGCGAGCAATTTGCTGTTGACTTGATAAATCTGCCGGTTGCCCGATGCCAAACTGCCAACTTTTTCCTATTTTAGCCACCCATGGGTAATAACATCATAGTTGCCATTGATGGCTATTCATCGTGCGGAAAAAGCACTTTAGCAAAGGCGTTAGCCAAAAAACTTCATTTTATATATGTTGACAGTGGTGCAATGTACCGGGCTGTGGCATTGTATTTTTTAAGAAATAATATAGACCTTAAGGATCCTGAGCAAATTGCTGAAGCGCTGAAAAATATCCACCTTAACTTTCACTCGCGCGACTATCAGACCCATATCACTTTAAATGACGAGGAGGTATCTGACGAGATCAGGCTGATGCCGGTATCTGAAACCGTAAGTGCCGTGTCGGCCATCCGCGCAGTGCGTAAGGAAATGGTGAAGCAGCAGCAACGCATGGGCAGATCAAAAAATATAGTGATGGATGGCCGCGATATCGGAACCGCGGTATTCCCCGATGCGCCTGTTAAAATTTTCATGACGGCCGACCCTAAAGTAAGGGCCGAAAGACGTTTTAAGGAACTTGCACCTAAAAATCCGGATATAACCCTGGAAGATATTTTTGAGAACCTGGCCCACCGTGATTACCAGGATACCACGCGCGCTGAGAGCCCGCTGGTACGTGCCGAAGATGCCATCATACTGGATAATACCGATTTAACCCCCGATGAGCAACTGCTGTTTGCATTAAGCCGGGTTGAGCCGTTTTTGTAAGCAGGATACACATTAGCTTATTTTACTGGAGTAATACATCTTGAACCAGTTAGGAATATCCTTTTCGTTGATATCATCCCATGATTTTTTCCCGGCAATTATTTTGAAATGCGCAAACATTTTGAAGTCCCCTCCTTCTTCCGAATTATCAAAAAAGAATGCCTGATAAGCTAATTGTGATGCTTCATGCAATAAATCCAGGGCGCGATAATACCTGGTTTCAATCTTATTTATTGGGACAGCGTGTCCTCCTTTTTTAGTACGGGCTTCCACGCGGAAAATATTTATCTCCGGAGATTCTGTGCAAACAAAATATAAATAAACTTTATATCCTGCATCAACTGCCTCGCGCATAATGTTAAGTTTTGATCTGTGCGAAAAAACAGTTTCAAATGAAAATCTCTTTCGCTCTTTGAGTAATTTTTTTCGGAGGTAATCAGCAATGATTTGCGCCAGGCGTTCAATTTGAGGCCTTTTGAGGCAATAAATGGAGTTATTATTTATCCTATAGATTGCAATTAAATTAGCTAAGGTAAATTCTTTGTTTAGTAAACCCGATTCCGAAACTATTTGATTGAATTCTTCGGATGTTGCCTGGAGATCAAATTGGTTAAAAGAATAGCTTCTTGTTTCTAGAGTTTTAGCGATGTCATCAGCATTAATGTAATATCCAAATTCGACATTTTTCTCATTAACTTTATACTTTCTAATAAAGTCAATTACAGTGCTTTTTCCTGAACCGTTTGGACCTGCAAATACCCTTAGTTTCGGTTGTCCGGTATCCATCTATTTTAATCAAGAGCCAAAGGCCCTAAATTGGAAGATGATTTGATCTCTTTAATGCGCTCAATTGTTCCGTCTTTAAATTTTTTAACCACCCATCCGTTCAGCGCAATAACATTGTACCCCATAATATCCATTGTTTCCTTAGCGGCTATTTTCATGCCTTTTTTGGTTGCACGAACAACAACCCTCTTGGTTAAATATTCCTCTTGTGAGTTCATATATAAATATACGATTTTTTTCAAAAATTGTTATCTCTTCAGTTTATTGCTGAAATTATTCTGCATTAAACTTCTCGGCGCTTACGCCAAACCTGTTCAGGAAATCAACCCCTTCATCGCTTGCCAGGCCTTTATAGGCGGCGTATGATTTATCGAAAAACACTTTCTTAACACCGGCTGAATAAATAAGCCTTGCACAGGGAAGGCATGGCGACAGGGTGGTGTATAGCGTGGCACCTTCAAGGTTTGCACCATTTTTTACGGCGTAAAGGATGGCGTTCTCTTCGGCGTGCAGCGCCAGCGAGCAGCTTCCTTTTGAATCGCGCGGGCAGCCGGTGCCTGGCCATTCCTCGTCGCAGTTGTGGGTGTGCGCAGGAGGGCCGTTGTATCCAATAGAAATGATCCGGGTGTCTTTGGCTAAAACAGCACCGACCTGTGCTTTAACGCAGTGTGAGCGCTTAGCCAGGTCGGTTGCCAGGTTCATAAAAATATGGTCGAAACTTAATTTGGTCATAGTGATTAGTGGTAAGAGATCAGAGGTTGGAAATCTCGACTAATCTTTGATTTCTAACCTCTGGTCTCTAAATATTAATGGCCGCCAGAGGCTTGCACATGATCAAGGTCGATGCCTTGTTTAAGTAATTCCCTGCTAACTTTCCAGGCGAAATAAGCCAGATAAGCAAAGCCCAATACAGGTACGATGTAAGAGAAATGGATCCCGCTCATGCCTGCAATTATATTATTACTGCCATCTGCAATTTTACCTTGTAGTGGCGGGATGATCGATCCGCCTAAGATCATCATAATCAGGAAAGCAGAACCCTGGCTGGTGTATTTGCCAAGACCGGTAATTGATAAAGCGAAAATGGAAGGCCACATAATTGAACAGCACAAGCCACCGCTTATAAATGAAAATGTTGCAACCCTGCCTGTGGTGAATAAACCAATCAGCATAAAAATAACGCCTAATATGCCCAGTACAGAAACGGTACGGGTTGGCTTTTGCTGACCGATAAAGAATGCAACAACCAATACAGCAACACAAATACCGTAAACATAAAGGTTGCTTACATCAACACCCGACAGTGAATTTACCATTAAAACAACGCCAAACGCCAAGAACGGTATAATAACGTACAAGACGTATTTAGTTGTTTTTGAAAGGTTAAAGGCACCTATTGAGCCTGCAAACCTGCCTATCATTAAGCTGCCCCAATACAATGAAATGTATGGCGCAATCTGTGATTCATTGAATGAGCCAAATTCAGGTGTTTTTAATAATGAACCCATGTTACTTTGGATAGTAACCTCGGTACCTACATAGGTGAAAATTGCGATCATGCCCAGGATTAACTGAGGGTATTGCATTGCACCCCAACCTTCTTTGTTCTTTTGCGCTGCAAAAATTGTACTCACAAGCGTTACCAAAATTATGGCTAACGATGCATAAACAAAATATTGGCTGGGAACACTTGTTGCCTTGCTTAAAGGATCGGCTGCTAATATCATTAAGAAAGCCACAAATATTACCAAAAGCGGTGTGTTTGCCTTTTTGCTCGATTCTATTTTCTCATCGCTGGTAACTTTAGGGAGTTTTGATACCCAAAAGAATAAGGCCACAGCTAAAAATAAGCCAGCCAGTAAGTAATACAGGTTATTAATAGAGGATATTTTTACATCAGCTGCTGCCGTATGTGCACCGGCTGAACCAAATAGTACAACACTTACCACAACAGGACCCAATAAGGCACCTATATTATTGATACTGCCGGCAAAGTTTAAACGGTTTGAGCCGGTTTCAGGCGGCCCCAGCACAATTACAAAAGGGTTTGCAGCGGTTTGCTGTAATGAAAAGCCCAGGGCAATTACAAAAAAGGAACCCAGGATAAAACCAAACGAACCCGAATTTACAGCGGGAATCATTAAAAGAGCGCCGAACGCCGATAAAACAAGGCCTAATATGATGCCATTTTTATAACCGAGCTTATTTAAGATATCTACACCTGATGCTGAAGATGCAAAGTATAATATCAAAGAACCAATAAAGTAACCGCCATAAAAGGTAAAATCAATTAATTGTGATTCGAACTGAGTTAAACTAAAGTGAGTTTTACAGAAGGGTATGAAAATACCATTGGAGGCAGCTAAAAAGCCCCAAAAGAAAAATACAGTAATGATAGTGTACAATGCTGTACCGTAACTTTTTGCGTTATTTTGTTCCATTATTTAATTGGGTTGATACAAAAGGTATATTTTAAAACACTAAACATAACTATTTTTTATAATTCTGCTATATTTTAAATTAATTAAATCACAAATTTAAGTTTGGTTGTTTACCATATAAAATTGCATATTCGTGCTGCATTTTTTTATTTTAACCGGCACGTAAGCCTTAATTAATGATAGAAGCTGTTATTTCGGGTATAGGGTTTGGATTAGTGTTGACGTTTTTGACCGGCCCGGTTTTTTTTGCATTGATAAAGACCAGTATTGAAAAAGGCTTTCATGCAGGCGTTGCCCTTGCGCTGGGGGTGGTATGCAGTGATATGGTTTTTGTAGGGGCCATTTTGTTTGGTTCGCAGTACTTTGATATTACAGCGCATGATAAAACCTACGCGGGCATTTTTGGCAGCGCCATCCTGTTTGCAATAGGCCTGTATTACCTGTTTAAAAAGGCCGAGATAAATTACACCAATACCGTACCTACCACGCTGCACCGCGCCGGCTACTTTTTAAAGGGCTTTGTGATGTGCATTTTTAACCCCACCATATTATTCCACTGGACGCTTGTTATAGGTGCTGCAAGTACCGTTTACCATGAAGGGGTGCCCAACAGGTCGTTAAAAATCGGTATTATGTTTTTAACCATACTTGTGGTGCAATTTGGCCTTGATACTACAAAAGCGTTTTACGCCGATAAACTGCGCGACCGGATTTCGGTAAAGTTTGTTCACCGCCTTAATGAGGTTGCAGGCGCGGCCCTTATTATCGCTTCATTTGTTTTGCTTGATAAATTGGTTACCCACTTTATTTTCCCGGCCCCCGGATCATAAAGCTATTTTGTTAATCCGCCTGATGATTTCCACCGGTTTTTAATTTAATTAAAGCTATCTTTAAGAAATTCTGGTTTTACCTGCGCTGGCTGCGCTTAAGCATTGCCGCTTTTTACCGGCAATATTTTTTGCTCAAGCTAATAATA of Mucilaginibacter xinganensis contains these proteins:
- a CDS encoding LysE family translocator — its product is MIEAVISGIGFGLVLTFLTGPVFFALIKTSIEKGFHAGVALALGVVCSDMVFVGAILFGSQYFDITAHDKTYAGIFGSAILFAIGLYYLFKKAEINYTNTVPTTLHRAGYFLKGFVMCIFNPTILFHWTLVIGAASTVYHEGVPNRSLKIGIMFLTILVVQFGLDTTKAFYADKLRDRISVKFVHRLNEVAGAALIIASFVLLDKLVTHFIFPAPGS
- the lon gene encoding endopeptidase La codes for the protein MNFDPFDFKSALPVINEDSEFFPLMSTEDEEEMNNEALPEVLSILPLRNTVLFPGVVIPITVGRDKSIKLIRDANKGNRMIGVVSQQDVGIEDPTFSQLNKIGTIALIVKMLQMPDGNTTVILQGKKRFILKDEVQSVPYIKATIEAFKEVKHKEDKEFKAMVSSIKDMAMSIIQLSPNIPSEAGIAIRNIESTSFLINFISSNMNADMLAKQQLLEEPNLRNRANLVLEHLTLDLQMLELKNQIQSKVRVDLDKQQRDYFLNQQLKTIQEELGGSSPDLEIDSLKLRAAKKKWAKEVKDHFNKELEKLVRTNPAAADYSVQINYLELLLDLPWNEFTKDNFDLKRAQKVLDKDHFGLDKVKQRIIEYLAVLKLKHDMKAPILCLVGPPGVGKTSLGKSIAKALGRKYVRMALGGIRDEAEIRGHRKTYIGAMPGRIIQSVKKAGAANPVFILDEIDKVGNDFRGDPSSALLEVLDPEQNSTFYDHYVEMDFDLSNVMFIATANSLSSIQPALLDRMEIIEVNGYTIEEKVEIAKQHLIPKQRDAHGLKAKDVVLKPEIIEKLIVDYTRESGVRSLEKKIGSLVRGVAKNIALEEPYNPAVNKKDVERILGAPIFDKDLYEGNDEAGVVTGLAWTSVGGDILFIEASLSPGKGKLTLTGSLGDVMKESVTIALAYLRAHASYFDIDPRLFDLWDIHVHVPAGATPKDGPSAGITMLTALTSAFTQRKVKPNLAMTGEITLRGRVLPVGGIKEKILAAKRANITEIILCASNKKDIMEIKEDYIKDLKFNYVTQMREVIDLALLNEKVKNPLDLTIKPEAGKPAA
- the arfB gene encoding alternative ribosome rescue aminoacyl-tRNA hydrolase ArfB codes for the protein MNFSKADLQKETTYKASRSGGKGGQNVNKVSSKVELLFSISNSLLFTDEEKELLNQKLQSRFNKDGLVQVICDEERSQYLNKEKAIERLTVLLTKALHKPKVRKATKVSKAAKAARLQSKKIQSTKKDSRKKGFGEGD
- a CDS encoding lipid A deacylase LpxR family protein → MKIKLVTLLISLFCAVTVFAQSHRNEIGIQTDNDSYLGQGSDRYYTDGIFIQFRRALTVKSGDSTRLLNKVLGLEIGQKIYNPQSGSVFYKEADQPELVDRPFAGYLYAGATLNFLYKDESNIKIGAQIGIIGPGAYGKQVQEYVHDNFGFYHPSGWEYQIKNEAQLNLSAEYNMLLARGSWIDVSLTSYAHLGNGFTGAGVGPMLRMGAFNQLFNSVSTQSTAIANSTVAPLHAHEIFFYYKPLFNYVAYDATIQGGLLNKHNDPNSLEITRNKEPFIFSNQLGVAFTTGRFVIDAAAIFHTKEVKEMVRSEQWGSVTAAYRFK
- a CDS encoding MFS transporter; this translates as MEQNNAKSYGTALYTIITVFFFWGFLAASNGIFIPFCKTHFSLTQFESQLIDFTFYGGYFIGSLILYFASSASGVDILNKLGYKNGIILGLVLSAFGALLMIPAVNSGSFGFILGSFFVIALGFSLQQTAANPFVIVLGPPETGSNRLNFAGSINNIGALLGPVVVSVVLFGSAGAHTAAADVKISSINNLYYLLAGLFLAVALFFWVSKLPKVTSDEKIESSKKANTPLLVIFVAFLMILAADPLSKATSVPSQYFVYASLAIILVTLVSTIFAAQKNKEGWGAMQYPQLILGMIAIFTYVGTEVTIQSNMGSLLKTPEFGSFNESQIAPYISLYWGSLMIGRFAGSIGAFNLSKTTKYVLYVIIPFLAFGVVLMVNSLSGVDVSNLYVYGICVAVLVVAFFIGQQKPTRTVSVLGILGVIFMLIGLFTTGRVATFSFISGGLCCSIMWPSIFALSITGLGKYTSQGSAFLIMMILGGSIIPPLQGKIADGSNNIIAGMSGIHFSYIVPVLGFAYLAYFAWKVSRELLKQGIDLDHVQASGGH
- the cmk gene encoding (d)CMP kinase, with the protein product MGNNIIVAIDGYSSCGKSTLAKALAKKLHFIYVDSGAMYRAVALYFLRNNIDLKDPEQIAEALKNIHLNFHSRDYQTHITLNDEEVSDEIRLMPVSETVSAVSAIRAVRKEMVKQQQRMGRSKNIVMDGRDIGTAVFPDAPVKIFMTADPKVRAERRFKELAPKNPDITLEDIFENLAHRDYQDTTRAESPLVRAEDAIILDNTDLTPDEQLLFALSRVEPFL
- a CDS encoding deoxycytidylate deaminase; amino-acid sequence: MTKLSFDHIFMNLATDLAKRSHCVKAQVGAVLAKDTRIISIGYNGPPAHTHNCDEEWPGTGCPRDSKGSCSLALHAEENAILYAVKNGANLEGATLYTTLSPCLPCARLIYSAGVKKVFFDKSYAAYKGLASDEGVDFLNRFGVSAEKFNAE
- a CDS encoding tetratricopeptide repeat protein; the encoded protein is MKISVIISFLIISSFENSSAQNSYVKLGQQALMNGDFKAAVAQLEKACLIDSTNSTALLMLGYSYYHSENYKKSIAAYTKEIAINPTDATAYYYRARAKGYMGKDNALSAADKEKYLLGSIFDLTKAIAIDPDDTKNKYYQVRGIAYREYGIFKMQATGRSYDKPRAINSLKASIADLEKVLTDNPGRTDISTLIDLSKQKLDEAFAHK